From the genome of Malus domestica chromosome 04, GDT2T_hap1, one region includes:
- the LOC114824567 gene encoding cyclin-dependent protein kinase inhibitor SMR4-like, with protein MEEDCATPKRRECRIPEANMCPPPPRKKAVGETKREPPKNGYFQPPDLDTLFALPPRTQVCA; from the coding sequence ATGGAGGAGGATTGTGCGACACCGAAGCGGCGAGAGTGCCGGATACCGGAGGCGAATATGTGTCCGCCGCCTCCGAGGAAGAAGGCGGTTGGGGAAACGAAGCGGGAGCCGCCGAAGAATGGGTATTTCCAGCCGCCTGACCTTGATACTCTGTTTGCTCTGCCTCCGAGAACTCAAGTGTGTGCGTAG